The Natator depressus isolate rNatDep1 chromosome 19, rNatDep2.hap1, whole genome shotgun sequence DNA segment ACAGGTTTGTTCATACAAGCCACTTACCCCTTCCTAGAGGAGTCCAGGCCTGTGAGAATAGTTCTCCCTTGGGCCTaggttttaaagctgctgcaATGTCCCCTCAAGGGACAGTCCTCGGTTTTGTCTCTCCCTTTTGACGCAAGCAAGTTCTGTCTCCTCCAGGCCCCCGTGTACGACTGGAGCGCTGAGACCCAGGGCGTCATCCTCAGTGCCTTCTTCTATGGCTACCTCTTCACCCAGCTCCTTGGCGGATACTGGTCGGGACAGTTTGGAGGGAAACTAGTGTTGGGCTATGGGCTGCTCTCTACCTCGGCTCTCACGCTCCTCGTGCCACTGGCAGCTGGCCTGGGAGCCGCGTACCTCATTGGGCTGCAGGCACTGCTGGGCATGGCAGAGGTAGGGCCTTCCCTTTCGAGCTCTTGACTTTCAGTGGCTTGTGGGTTTATGTATGTAGCACCATCTGTATGTATGACATTGCAGAAGAAGTTAACTAGTCAGGTCtccgccccaaagagcttacaagcaaGGGATGATGACAAACcaaagtggggggaaggggggagcaagGGTCATAGCAGTGAAAGATCATGAGGTCTGCTAATGCTTTCCACCAGGTATCGCTCCCACTCCCCTCTGTGCTCACACACTCCTGTGTTTTCCTTGGCAGGGGGTGATATTTCCAGCCCAATACATGCTTTTGGCAAAATGGGCTCCCCCCTTGGAACGCAGCAGGCTCATACAGCTCGCTGTTGCTGGTAAGAGAGAGCGACTCTCTTTGCTTCCAAACCAAGTTTTTCTGTAGTTCCAGCCCCCCGCCCTCCTGGGTAAAGGAGAGCTCTCCTGATGCCTGCTTTCCTTGCGCCACACTCCAGACGAGCGGCTCCACTTACGAGTTGCAGAAACCTTCAGGTTCTAGACCAGGCCTGCACAACTCGTAAAGCGGCGAGGGCCATATTACTCCGAAGAAAACAGCTGAGGGCCGAAACCCCCCGACCCCGCTGAAACACTCCCCCGCAGCACCGCCTGCCCCGCGGAAAcaaaccctccttccccagcgCCACCCCACCGAAACAGCTGTGGGCCGAAAGGAAGGTTGGGGGCGGAGGCCACTggggaagggatctggggggctgggtgtgtgtgaggggggttcaggagtcagggcaggggctggggggggcatggggtgggatacaggagtcagggcaggaggctggggaggtgtagggggtgcagggggctggggatgtgagggggtgcaggggtcagggcggGGGGCTGGGTGTATATGAGAGGGGTTCAGGAGTCAGGACACGGGGCTGGGGAGGCgtggggggtgtgagggggtgcaggggtcagggcaggggaggtgtgtggggtgcaggggtcagggcagggggctggggaggtgtgaggggggtgcagcggtcagggtgggcagagggctgggggtgtgggctggggtcatgggggtgctcacagcaggggctggagggggtatgccccaattccagccccttccccaaggccacgcttcttcctctcctcctcctcctccccccactacGCCAGCAGCGAGTGGAGGctccgctcttccccctccctcctgctggcaagcggggggcagggagagggggaggggagggaaagtagCAAGCTGGGGGAAGCGGCGGGggaggagccccagctgctggcagcATCAAACTTCTGCCCCCATAGGAGAGAGCAGGGGGACGGAGACGAGCGGGCCGGGCCAGGGCCCCTTTGGACCCGTGGGACCGGTGCCAGTGGTGCCATGGTAAATCCGGTATTGCCACCACTACCCGCCCGCTCGGCTcgccatccccccccccagctcgcctcctcgccccccccccgcccgctcacctgccccccagccactggCCTCTTCACGACCCCGCCGCTTGCCTGCTCACCCCCCGCAGGCCGCACAGTGAGCCCATGGGGGCCGCATGTTCTGCAGGCCTGGTCTAGACCAAAGGTCCTTCATGAGGAAATGTTGGCTGCACATCCATCTCTACTGCTGTTTCTCCCTTTCCTACACAATATTCCACTCTCTTCATCCTTTATCCCCTCTACCTTCTCCTCCACCCTGTCTTCTCAGTTCTGGCTTGATAAGGCTGGAAGAGTTACTATAGGATGGTGTGGGGTGAGCACTGGGAAGCCCAGGTCATCTTCTGTGGCCACCACTTTATCACCCCCTTGCTCTGAACTCCTCTTTATCTGCTCCTTAGGATGCACTTTTGGGACCTTCGTCACCTTCCCTGCAGCTGGAATCATCTGCCAGTACATGGGGTGGCCTTACGTCTTCTACATCTTCGGTGAGTAGCTGTGGTTTCCATTGTAGCAGATTCACTGGCAAGTTAAGCCACAAAAGAGCGAAGCATATGAAGGTCTTCTCGTTGCCTCTATGCGAGGAGTCTGAGCTCTCAATCCAGTTCCTAATACGGAAATGTCCCCCTTCAGGGAGGCCACCATTGCAATCGGCATCTATGGCCAGAAGGGCTGGACTTCCCTCTTTCTCCTTCAGCTCATGACGGAAGTCTGTTGGCTGGGCAGTGTGGAAGAGACTCGTGTTGCTGCTGCCCGAGCTGTGTCTACTCTCAGGGCTGTCGGGCTGGcacctttcattttaaatataagaGTATAGGCGTCAATAAGGTACAATAATGTGTTAGTCGGCAGAGCCCCTCGATCTGCCTTGAACAGGAAGGAGTGTTCCACCACCTCAgtgttctctgtctctctgtctatGGCGTTTGCAATGCACCATCGCTGTCATATTGAGGGGGTCTGTGACTGGGCAGATTGCCCACTCCCCTCTCACCACAGCACACACATATAGAGGGGCAGAGCCCCAGATTCACCTCCTTTCCAGCATTTCCTTCATTCTCACACTTAGGAAAGCCAGACATGAACCACAGCCTGAGCTCTTTGGTGTTAAGGCAAAAACTGCTGCCTCAACTGCCTAATTCCTCCTTCCCCTAAGAGGGGGGACACACAGCCTTTTATACCGTGGATTGGCACTAAAGAGCCCCACCTGGTCTGTCTGCCAGCATGAGTCAGTAGAACAAACCTGCCCCTCCCTTCAAGACCCTCACACCTGGCAGTCTCTCTCAGAGCTGCCGTGTCTTGCCTGCCCATCTCTGCTGGTGTCTGCGCACCTGTGCTGCAGTAAGATCCGAGACAGGAGCCATTGAACTGTTCCCCTTCTCCATAGGTGGCATTGGCTGCGTTTGGTGTGGGTTCTGGTTCCTTCTCGTCTATGAAGATCCTGCATGTCACCCTCATATTAGTGCTGGAGAGAAGGAGTACATTGTGTCATCCCTGGCCAATCAGGTTCTTTGAAAGCCTTTTAACTCTGACCTAGTTTTCCTTGTAGTCCCACCTTTGAACAGAGCTTGGGACGATGGGACCATCTCCAAGTAAGCCCTTCTTCAGGGTTCCACTGGGTGTGTTATTTACAGAGCAGTGCAAATGTCTGTGGCAGAAGAgggccctgccccaaggagcttacagatTAGTTCAAATATAGGTATAGAGATACATCAGAGAGGAGATCAATGGGAAGGGGCCAAAGTCAGGGCCAGAGAGGAGATCGGTCTGCCTGTGGTTCATGAAACGTGTATTTAAGGAGGAATTTGTCGAAGCCAAAGGAGGTCTCTTGGCATATGAACTGGGGGAGGCAGCTCCATGTGGTGGGAGACTGGAAGCCGTGTGGGAGGAGATGAAGCTTGGGAGAAACAgagggagcagtgggaggagtCAGAGACAACGGGAATTGTAGGCCGGGGCTGGGTTGTGCGGGAAGTCTGAGGTGAGGGCAAGGAGCTTGAACTTGTGGCAGAGGGGTCTGAGGAGGAGGGTGACGGTAAGAACTGTAGGAGAGAAAGGTGCCCTAAGCCGTGGTGTTTTGGACTGAGTGTCAGAGTGTGCCCCAGAGTGGGAGACTGCACAGGTGAGCTGAGAGATGCCCAAGGCATGGATAGAGCATCAGCTGCAGGGATGAAGAGGGAAGGTTGCATTCTTGAGGGAAAGGCACAAGGATTTATCAGGGGGCTGGATgtgaggggagaagggggcagacCAGGTCAAGGGAGCCGGAGTTGAAGGGATGAGTTGGATCATGGACCGTCATAGGAGGGGAATGGGTCTAAGAGGAAGGACGAGAACTTTTGATAGATTgagtcaaattcagccctgacaTTAGCCTGTACAACTCTACACACTGCACCAGGAGCCCAGCGCTCTTATGTGAGCCTGGCGCTCAGCCTGTTGGATTTGAGGTGTCTGGCAGGTCAGGGAAATGTCAGATATGAGACTGCACAACTGGGAGAGTTGAGGGGTTACAGGGGGATCCAGGAATCAACACAGAGCAGGCAGCTAAAACTCTGGGAGGAGGTGGCGAGGCTAGGGAAAGAATAGACCACCTGCCTATGGGAcattgacagagccaggagaAAAAGGAGCCCGCAAAAGGGGCACTAACTGGTGCGTTTCTTTCAAGGGCATCTCTCACGGacggtcccttccactcctggctATGATTAAATCTCTGCCTCTTTGGGCCATTGCAGTCCCCTGTTTCTGCAGTGAGTGGCTGTTCTACACGCTGCTGACGTCAATGCCAATGTACATGCATGAGGTGCTCCACTTTGACATCAGAGAGGTGAGCGCTGCCGTGGGGCTCCATCGCTCACAGCCAGGCCAGTCTATCTCCTGAATGGGGACATCCAGAGGGATAAAAGTTGATGCTAACCAATTCTGGAAGGGCtgttaaacctcatgcttcagggcttaggTCAGTTTCTGACTACTGGGGTTGGGAGGTTACTTTCACCTTCCTCCAAAGCAGCCGGTTGGTGCTagctgctgtcagagacaggatatgaGGCTAGATGAACCTCAGGTCCAGTCCAGTCTGGCAGTCCCTATGGTCCTGAGATTTCCAGCCCCTCTGAGCACATCCAGCCAGACCTGGTGATGGTGGGGTCCCTCTCGCTGCTCTGTGCACAATCGCAAGTCTCTCACCCTTCTCGCTACAGAATGGTCTCCTCGCTGCACTTCCTTACATTGGGAACTGGCTGTGTACCATCGTGTCGGGGGTGCTGGCAGACTTCCTCCTGTCCAAGCAAGTGTTCAGCATAGCAACAGTTCGGAAGCTCTTCTCGGTGCTGGGTAAGGACAGGTGACTCCTGTCTCCAGGTTCTTTCAACAAACCTTCACCCGGTCAGCCACATAACCCACGTCCCCTTCTCTCCCTAGGGATGATGCTCCCAGCCATCTCCCTGGTGGCCGTGTCCTACGTCGGCTGTGATTACAGAGCAGCTGTGGTCTTTCTGACATTGTCCATGACTGTAATCAGCATGTGCGGGGCCGGTTTCTATACTAACCACATGGACATTGCTCCCAGGTGAGACCACCAGACCTTCCTCCTATCTCCTGCTCCAATTGGTTCGAGGGCCCAACATGTTGGCCCATGTCATCTCCATCATCTCAGCCCTCAGCTACTTCAGCTGCCTTTTGCTTCTCCTCTCCCTGATCTTCTGCAGCTGGTGGCATCTGAAGCCAGACAGGCAAAACCAAGGCACAGAAGCGCAGGCTCAGAGCCAATTATAGCAGTGGGTAAAGGCTCTTACTGTCTGTCAACAGGGGAGGCAGTGACCAAGCTGAGGAGGCACTTGTTCTCTTTGAAGCTCTCCAGGAGGTTGGGAGAGAGGGAATTGAAACCTAATTTTCTCTCTTCTTGCCAGTCCCTCTTTGCCTTGCTCAGGAaattttcccttcccttctccccagatATGCTGGGTTTGTGCTGGGAGTCACAAACACCCTCGGAACAGTCTCAGGAATAATTGCTCCCGCTGCAGTTGGATTCTTCACCAGCCAGGTAATTCAGGGCTTCTCTGGATGGCCGTATTGGAGGCTTTTTCTCCTAAagcaaaaatattcagaaaaaaaagtgGAGTTGAATAGAGCAGAATGGCCAAAGAATAGTCTCTGTCCACTGAATCAAAACATAGCCCTGGCTAAGCTCTTGAAACCCCAGGAGACTGGCTTCAGGGGGGGACTAACAACCCACATGTGCTAGGCAGCAACATTGTCAAATGTGTCCAGCAAGTACCTAAGTCATGGAGAAGAAGCTTTTATGATCCAAGAAGTAGGGACTCCTCCCGACATGGGCTTCCAACCTGGATCTACTtacagatggggggtggggagactgCTGTCAAACAGGACAATAGGGAAAGCTTGGTAGCCGTGATGACAGAGCTGCTTGAATTCAGCATAGCAAGCAGGTAATTCCCAAGCACGCTGCAGTGCAAGGATATCGGAGCCCAGGAAAGCGGAATCTGAGGAGTTAAATCTACAGCTAGACAGGGAACTGGCATTGCAAGTCTTTAGCTGAATGTAAGCCTGTGGTTCAAGCCCCAGGTGCTCTCCTGTGGCGATAAGAGAGAATGGAGATACTAATTACCCTTTGTTTGGTACCCCCAGGACCTCCTGACTGGCTGGAGGAATGTCTTCTGCGTGTCAGCGGCCCTAAATCTCTTTGGCCCTCTGTTCTATGTAACCTTTGGCAGTGGAACTATCCAGGACTGGGCTAGAGAGGACACTGCTCTCCAGTGAAATGCCAAAGCATGCTGCCAGGGGAAGAATGTGTAACCAAGGCAGGAGACGGAAAACACCCTAGTGAACATAGAttagttaagtttcagagtagcagccttgttagtctgtattcgcaaaaagaaaaggaggacttgtggcaccttagagactaaccaatttatttcagcctaagctttcgtgagctacagctcacttcatcacatgcattttccactgaatgcatctgatgaagtgagctgtagctcacgaaagcttag contains these protein-coding regions:
- the LOC141974438 gene encoding sodium-dependent phosphate transport protein 3-like isoform X1; translation: MQQSTEDRPESDQEDAAPLLNQQLSLGKGLCSARYSLVLILHFSLFMMYSLRVNLSIAIIAMTNGTNPGSLPNSSTDVCPNRSHAQPNGSHREFTQGAPVYDWSAETQGVILSAFFYGYLFTQLLGGYWSGQFGGKLVLGYGLLSTSALTLLVPLAAGLGAAYLIGLQALLGMAEGVIFPAQYMLLAKWAPPLERSRLIQLAVAGCTFGTFVTFPAAGIICQYMGWPYVFYIFGGIGCVWCGFWFLLVYEDPACHPHISAGEKEYIVSSLANQGISHGRSLPLLAMIKSLPLWAIAVPCFCSEWLFYTLLTSMPMYMHEVLHFDIRENGLLAALPYIGNWLCTIVSGVLADFLLSKQVFSIATVRKLFSVLGMMLPAISLVAVSYVGCDYRAAVVFLTLSMTVISMCGAGFYTNHMDIAPRYAGFVLGVTNTLGTVSGIIAPAAVGFFTSQDLLTGWRNVFCVSAALNLFGPLFYVTFGSGTIQDWAREDTALQ
- the LOC141974438 gene encoding sialin-like isoform X2; the encoded protein is MQQSTEDRPESDQEDAAPLLNQQLSLGKGLCSARYSLVLILHFSLFMMYSLRVNLSIAIIAMTNGTNPGSLPNSSTDVCPNRSHAQPNGSHREFTQGAPVYDWSAETQGVILSAFFYGYLFTQLLGGYWSGQFGGKLVLGYGLLSTSALTLLVPLAAGLGAAYLIGLQALLGMAEDALLGPSSPSLQLESSASTWGGLTSSTSSGISHGRSLPLLAMIKSLPLWAIAVPCFCSEWLFYTLLTSMPMYMHEVLHFDIRENGLLAALPYIGNWLCTIVSGVLADFLLSKQVFSIATVRKLFSVLGMMLPAISLVAVSYVGCDYRAAVVFLTLSMTVISMCGAGFYTNHMDIAPRYAGFVLGVTNTLGTVSGIIAPAAVGFFTSQDLLTGWRNVFCVSAALNLFGPLFYVTFGSGTIQDWAREDTALQ